In the Hordeum vulgare subsp. vulgare chromosome 7H, MorexV3_pseudomolecules_assembly, whole genome shotgun sequence genome, one interval contains:
- the LOC123409916 gene encoding acyl transferase 10-like: protein MGVFAVTKVSEGPVRPSAATPSETLPLAWVDRYPTHRGLVESVHVYRDAVTGTGDAGAEDKKRKPPAAVVRGALADALVHYYPFAGRIVDGDDKSRPSVLCSAEGVYFVEAIANCTLADVNFLERPLLLSKEQLVPYPTAELWAVEPQNSLAMIQVTTFTCGGFVIGLRTNHAVADGTGAAQFLNAVGDLARGLPEPRVKPVWGRDRFPDPDIKPGPLPELPVLALEYIAFDFPVAYLDKIKLQYSDFTGGKHCSGFDIVIAKLWQCRTRAIGSVVVPGADVKLCFFASARHVLKLEPGYWGNAIFPVKVSAPAEMVAGSSVVEIVRVVREAKRRMAEECLSWAECRTGGRDPFQMTFDYESVYVSDWSKLGFSDVDYGYGTPTTAGPLVNCDLIASVIVLKAPAPLTGTRLLASCVTKEHADDFAGLMREDLV, encoded by the exons ATGGGCGTCTTCGCCGTGACCAAGGTGTCCGAGGGCCCCGTCCGGCCGTCCGCCGCGACGCCGTCGGAGACGCTGCCACTCGCGTGGGTTGACCGGTATCCGACGCACCGCGGCCTCGTCGAGTCCGTGCACGTGTACCGTGACGCCGTGACCGGGACGGGGGACGCCGGCGCGGAagacaagaagaggaagcccccgGCGGCCGTCGTGCGCGGCGCCCTCGCGGACGCGCTGGTGCACTACTACCCTTTCGCCGGCCGCATCGTGGACGGCGATGACAAGAGCCGCCCCTCCGTGCTGTGCTCCGCCGAGGGCGTCTACTTCGTCGAAGCCATCGCGAACTGCACGCTCGCCGACGTCAACTTCCTGGAGCGGCCGCTGCTCCTCAGCAAGGAGCAGCTCGTGCCGTACCCGACGGCGGAGCTCTGGGCCGTCGAGCCGCAAAACAGCCTTGCCATGATacag GTGACGACGTTTACCTGCGGCGGCTTTGTGATCGGCCTGCGCACCAACCACGCGGTGGCCGACGGTACGGGTGCGGCCCAGTTCCTGAACGCCGTCGGCGACCTTGCCCGTGGCCTCCCCGAGCCCCGCGTCAAGCCGGTCTGGGGGCGTGACCGCTTCCCCGACCCGGACATCAAGCCCGGCCCGCTCCCGGAGCTGCCGGTACTGGCCCTCGAGTACATCGCGTTTGACTTCCCGgtcgcgtacctcgacaagatcAAGTTGCAGTACTCCGACTTCACCGGCGGCAAGCACTGCTCCGGCTTCGACATCGTCATCGCCAAACTCTGGCAGTGCCGGACCCGGGCCATCGGCTCGGTCGTCGTCCCCGGCGCGGACGTCAAGCTCTGCTTCTTCGCCAGCGCCCGCCACGTGCTGAAGCTGGAGCCGGGATACTGGGGCAACGCCATCTTCCCGGTGAAGGTGTCGGCGCCGGCGGAGATGGTTGCCGGCTCCTCGGTGGTCGAGATTGTCCGGGTGGTACGCGAAGCGAAGCGGCGCATGGCGGAGGAATGTCTGAGCTGGGCCGAGTGCCGCACCGGCGGCCGCGACCCGTTCCAGATGACGTTCGACTACGAGTCAGTGTACGTGTCGGACTGGAGCAAGCTCGGGTTCTCCGACGTGGACTACGGGTACGGCACACCCACGACGGCCGGGCCGCTAGTGAACTGCGACCTCATCGCGTCGGTCATCGTCCTGAAGGCACCGGCGCCGCTCACCGGCACGCGGCTGCTCGCGAGCTGCGTCACCAAGGAACACGCCGACGACTTCGCTGGCCTGATGAGAGAGGACCTCGTTTGA